One window of Cohnella hashimotonis genomic DNA carries:
- a CDS encoding S8 family peptidase, giving the protein MDSSALLRLLRRLLSGGGERGARTIVRFAKHEDGRRFLARLAARRSRSAALRAARPIRVIGGFSLPLRAASLTPLLSYGCMLEEDRSVKISHALPRPSAQSFSKMDIPWGVRRIRAPQAWSRTTGQRVKVGVIDTGVDFSHPDLRHALNRGINLLQRASLPHDDNGHGTHIAGTISAANASRGMIGVAPRTELYPVKAFDTDGSAYVSDIILGIEWCIHHGMDIVNMSFGMPNRSDVLLKAVESAYKAGVLIVASSGNDGRKGRIDYPAGFSHTVAVGALDRRGRIARFTNRSAAIDIFAPGAKVESAWPNGRRRLMSGTSMATSHVTGAVALLLALRPGLSPGRIKDILRRSAKPLGYDKAPQGAGELDVLRLLEIAGESSGGAGGTPGDRSAGSKSL; this is encoded by the coding sequence ATGGATTCGAGCGCTCTCCTTCGCCTCCTCCGCCGCCTGCTCTCGGGCGGCGGAGAGCGTGGCGCCAGAACGATCGTGCGTTTCGCGAAGCACGAGGACGGCCGCCGGTTTCTCGCGAGGCTGGCCGCCAGGCGGTCGAGAAGCGCCGCACTGCGGGCCGCTCGACCGATCCGGGTCATCGGCGGCTTCAGCCTGCCGCTTCGGGCCGCCTCCCTGACGCCTCTGCTGAGTTACGGCTGTATGTTGGAGGAAGACCGCAGCGTCAAGATCAGCCACGCGCTGCCGAGACCGTCCGCTCAATCGTTCAGCAAGATGGACATTCCCTGGGGCGTGCGGCGCATCCGCGCACCCCAGGCCTGGAGCCGTACGACAGGACAACGAGTTAAGGTCGGCGTGATCGACACAGGCGTAGACTTCAGCCATCCCGACCTTCGCCACGCCTTGAACCGCGGCATCAATCTCCTGCAGCGAGCCTCGCTGCCGCATGACGACAACGGGCACGGCACCCACATTGCGGGGACGATCTCCGCAGCGAACGCTTCGCGCGGCATGATCGGCGTCGCGCCCCGGACGGAGCTCTACCCGGTCAAGGCGTTCGATACCGACGGCTCCGCGTACGTGTCCGACATCATCCTCGGCATCGAGTGGTGCATCCATCACGGCATGGACATCGTCAACATGAGCTTCGGCATGCCCAACCGGAGCGACGTGCTGCTTAAGGCGGTGGAGAGCGCGTACAAGGCCGGCGTGCTGATCGTCGCCTCGTCGGGCAACGACGGCAGGAAAGGTCGGATCGATTACCCGGCCGGCTTCTCGCACACCGTCGCCGTCGGCGCGCTCGACCGGCGCGGACGGATCGCGCGCTTTACGAACCGCAGCGCCGCCATCGACATCTTTGCCCCCGGCGCCAAGGTTGAGTCCGCCTGGCCGAACGGCCGCCGCCGCCTCATGAGCGGCACGTCGATGGCCACCTCGCACGTCACCGGCGCGGTGGCGCTGCTGCTGGCGCTCCGGCCAGGACTGTCCCCGGGCCGGATCAAGGACATCCTGCGCCGATCCGCAAAGCCGCTCGGATACGACAAAGCTCCCCAGGGGGCCGGGGAGCTGGACGTGCTGCGCTTGCTGGAGATCGCGGGCGAGTCTTCCGGCGGCGCCGGAGGAACGCCGGGGGACCGGTCGGCAGGGTCGAAGTCGTTGTAG
- the argS gene encoding arginine--tRNA ligase: MNVLEQTYETLKEAIADAAVKAGVVEREQVPAIVIEVPRDKAHGDLATNAAMQLTRIAKKNPREIATAIIENLDKAKANVTSAEIAGPGFINFRMDKRYLLPVVASVLEQGGAYGRTDAGGGRKVQVEFVSANPTGSLHLGHARGAAVGDALCNVLAFAGYDVSREYYINDAGNQVNNLARSIEARYRQALGEDAAMPEDGYYGEDIVGFAKELAEREGARLLEKTEEERFDYFRSYGLERELDKIKRDLGRFGVSFDSWYSETSLYRTGKVEGALEALRAQGHVYEEEGAVWLNTTAFGDDKNRVLVKNDGSYTYLTPDIAYHMDKFARGYDELINIWGADHHGYIPRVKAAMAALGHDPQRLTVLIAQMVSLFQNGEKVKMSKRTGKAITIEDLMDEVGVDAIRYFFTMRSMDTHLDFDMDLAVSTSNENPVFYVQYAHARICSIFRQAEEQGVAVLPVAEADLELLTAEHEYDLLRKMGEFPAVVADSAKDYAPHHIVRYVYELAALFHSYYRAERVITEDAAQSQARLQLLAALRHTLANGLRLIGVSAPEQM; this comes from the coding sequence ATGAACGTGCTGGAGCAGACATACGAGACGTTAAAAGAAGCGATCGCGGACGCCGCGGTCAAGGCGGGGGTCGTGGAGCGGGAGCAGGTGCCGGCGATCGTCATCGAAGTGCCCCGCGACAAGGCGCACGGCGATCTGGCCACTAACGCGGCCATGCAGCTGACGCGCATCGCGAAGAAAAATCCGCGCGAGATCGCGACCGCGATCATCGAGAACCTGGACAAGGCTAAGGCGAATGTCACGTCCGCGGAAATCGCGGGTCCGGGCTTCATCAATTTCCGCATGGACAAGCGTTATCTGCTGCCTGTCGTCGCATCCGTGCTGGAGCAGGGCGGCGCATACGGCCGTACGGACGCCGGCGGCGGACGCAAGGTGCAGGTCGAATTCGTCAGCGCGAATCCGACGGGCAGCCTGCATCTCGGCCACGCGCGCGGCGCCGCGGTCGGCGATGCGCTGTGCAACGTGCTGGCGTTTGCCGGCTATGACGTTTCGCGCGAATACTATATCAACGACGCGGGCAACCAGGTCAATAACCTGGCCCGCTCCATCGAGGCGCGCTACCGCCAGGCGCTCGGCGAGGATGCGGCGATGCCGGAAGACGGCTACTACGGAGAGGACATCGTCGGCTTCGCCAAAGAGCTGGCGGAGCGCGAAGGCGCGCGCCTGCTGGAGAAGACGGAGGAGGAGCGCTTCGACTACTTCCGCAGCTACGGCCTCGAGCGCGAGCTGGACAAGATCAAGCGCGACCTCGGCCGGTTCGGCGTGAGCTTCGACAGCTGGTACAGCGAGACTTCGCTGTATCGGACGGGGAAGGTCGAAGGCGCGCTCGAAGCGCTGCGCGCGCAAGGTCACGTGTACGAAGAGGAAGGCGCGGTCTGGCTGAATACGACGGCGTTCGGGGACGACAAGAACCGCGTGCTCGTTAAAAACGACGGCAGCTACACGTACCTCACGCCCGATATCGCCTATCATATGGACAAGTTCGCGCGCGGCTATGACGAGCTGATCAACATTTGGGGCGCGGACCACCATGGTTACATCCCGCGCGTCAAGGCGGCTATGGCGGCGCTTGGCCACGATCCGCAGCGTCTGACGGTGCTGATCGCGCAGATGGTCAGCCTGTTCCAGAACGGCGAGAAGGTCAAGATGTCCAAGCGTACGGGCAAGGCGATCACGATCGAGGACCTGATGGACGAAGTCGGCGTCGACGCGATCCGGTACTTCTTCACGATGCGCAGCATGGACACGCATCTGGACTTCGACATGGACCTGGCCGTCTCGACGTCCAACGAGAATCCGGTGTTTTACGTGCAGTACGCCCACGCACGCATCTGCAGCATTTTCCGCCAGGCGGAGGAGCAGGGCGTCGCCGTGCTGCCTGTGGCGGAGGCGGATCTTGAGCTGCTCACCGCCGAGCACGAGTACGATCTGCTGCGCAAAATGGGCGAGTTCCCCGCCGTCGTCGCCGACTCGGCGAAGGACTACGCGCCGCACCATATCGTGCGCTACGTGTACGAGCTGGCGGCGTTGTTCCACAGCTACTACCGCGCGGAGCGCGTCATCACCGAGGATGCCGCGCAGAGCCAGGCACGCCTGCAACTGCTCGCCGCGCTGCGCCACACGCTGGCCAACGGCCTGCGTCTGATCGGCGTATCTGCGCCCGAGCAAATGTAA
- a CDS encoding DUF1934 domain-containing protein: protein MPDYRRVTVVFRSRQDGESGEWAEERLTGQWFRMATGWVLRCPDAMTVSVLKGDVRVVRQGEIGVEQTFRLGAATPGAVRLPQGSMAVEAYTHELSADLTDAGGTLSWRYDMRSEDQEMGRFEIGLDIREE from the coding sequence ATGCCGGACTACAGGCGCGTGACGGTCGTGTTCCGCAGCCGGCAAGACGGCGAATCCGGCGAATGGGCGGAGGAGCGGCTGACGGGCCAGTGGTTCCGGATGGCGACGGGCTGGGTGCTGCGGTGCCCGGACGCGATGACGGTATCCGTCCTGAAGGGCGACGTGCGCGTCGTACGGCAGGGCGAGATCGGCGTCGAGCAGACGTTTCGCCTGGGCGCGGCGACGCCGGGCGCGGTGCGCTTGCCGCAGGGCTCGATGGCCGTGGAGGCGTACACGCACGAGCTGTCGGCGGACTTGACGGATGCCGGCGGCACGCTGTCCTGGCGCTACGATATGCGCAGCGAGGATCAGGAGATGGGCCGGTTCGAGATCGGACTGGATATACGGGAGGAATAG
- the argS gene encoding arginine--tRNA ligase, with translation MLLQQAAVLLQPHVPLEKEALLRRLETPPEPKLGDVAFPCFVLAKQLRRAPGAIAAELADAVNAADQGVRAEAAGGYVNLFFDSAVWLGRIVDAALEPGYGRSDEGRGRHVVIDMSSPNIAKPLGVGHLRSTMIGNALANLYRETGHAVTTVNHLGDWGTQFGKLIVAYRRWGGKAALEADPIGESLQLYVRFHEEAAEDPALEDEAREAFLRLEQGDEETAALWRFFVQASMKEFERVYARLGVSFDEVLGESFYNDKLEPVLERLRAQGLLAESDGALVVRLDEEGLPPCLILKKDGATIYPVRDLATAIYRKHVMNADRLLYVVGAEQQLHFRQVFGVLGKMGEPWTGDCEHVPFGLMTVEGKKMSTRRGKVVFLDEVLDEAVRRAREIIAAKSPDLPGADEVAEAVGIGAVVFGDLKNRRQLSVDFKLEEVVSFEGETGPYVQYTHARIASLLRKGGSLSEQQPLGKKGAHVPAEGIGMTDAAWVCAKRLTEWGAAVSEALRDNEPSAVARYLLELARDFNRFYHDGKVIQPGDESGTQARLRLSAAVGSLLGSGLELLGIAAPERM, from the coding sequence ATGCTGTTACAGCAAGCTGCAGTCCTACTGCAACCCCACGTACCGTTAGAAAAGGAGGCGCTGCTCCGCCGGCTCGAAACACCTCCGGAGCCGAAGCTCGGCGACGTCGCATTCCCTTGCTTCGTCCTGGCGAAGCAGCTTCGCCGCGCGCCGGGCGCGATCGCCGCGGAGCTCGCCGATGCGGTGAATGCGGCAGACCAAGGCGTCCGTGCCGAGGCGGCTGGCGGTTACGTCAATCTGTTTTTCGATTCCGCCGTCTGGCTGGGCCGGATCGTCGACGCCGCCCTCGAACCCGGCTACGGACGCAGCGACGAGGGCCGCGGCAGACATGTCGTCATCGACATGTCTTCGCCCAACATCGCCAAGCCGCTCGGCGTCGGCCACCTGCGCTCCACGATGATCGGCAACGCGCTGGCCAACCTTTACAGAGAGACCGGGCACGCCGTAACGACCGTCAACCATCTCGGCGATTGGGGCACCCAGTTCGGCAAGCTTATCGTCGCCTACCGCCGCTGGGGCGGCAAAGCGGCGCTCGAAGCCGATCCGATCGGGGAGAGCCTGCAGCTTTACGTCCGTTTCCATGAGGAAGCGGCAGAAGATCCCGCGCTGGAGGACGAAGCAAGGGAAGCGTTTCTGCGTTTGGAGCAGGGGGATGAGGAAACGGCGGCGCTTTGGCGCTTTTTCGTCCAAGCGAGCATGAAGGAATTCGAGCGCGTCTATGCGCGGCTCGGCGTCAGCTTCGACGAGGTGCTCGGCGAGAGCTTTTACAACGACAAGCTGGAGCCTGTGCTGGAACGCCTGCGCGCGCAGGGACTGCTCGCGGAGAGCGACGGGGCGCTCGTTGTCAGGTTAGACGAGGAAGGGCTGCCGCCCTGCCTGATTCTCAAAAAAGACGGCGCCACGATCTACCCGGTCCGCGACCTCGCGACCGCGATATACCGCAAGCATGTAATGAATGCGGACCGTCTGTTGTATGTCGTGGGCGCGGAGCAGCAGCTGCATTTCAGGCAGGTGTTCGGGGTACTCGGGAAAATGGGAGAGCCGTGGACGGGAGACTGCGAGCATGTGCCGTTTGGACTCATGACCGTGGAGGGCAAGAAGATGTCCACCCGCAGGGGGAAGGTCGTCTTCCTGGACGAGGTGCTGGACGAAGCGGTGCGCAGAGCGCGCGAGATCATCGCGGCCAAGAGCCCGGATCTGCCGGGCGCGGACGAAGTCGCCGAAGCTGTCGGCATTGGCGCGGTTGTGTTCGGCGATCTGAAAAACCGCAGGCAGCTGTCTGTAGACTTCAAGCTGGAAGAGGTCGTCAGCTTTGAGGGCGAGACGGGACCTTACGTGCAATATACGCATGCGAGAATTGCCAGCCTTCTTCGCAAGGGCGGCTCCCTGTCAGAACAACAGCCGCTCGGGAAAAAGGGTGCGCATGTCCCGGCCGAAGGCATCGGTATGACGGATGCAGCTTGGGTTTGCGCCAAGCGGCTCACGGAGTGGGGCGCAGCGGTGAGCGAGGCCTTACGGGACAACGAACCGTCGGCCGTAGCGCGTTACCTGCTGGAGCTCGCGCGCGACTTCAACCGCTTCTATCACGACGGCAAAGTCATCCAGCCGGGCGACGAATCCGGCACGCAGGCGCGCTTGCGCCTGTCGGCGGCAGTCGGCTCCCTGCTGGGCAGCGGCCTGGAGCTGCTGGGCATTGCCGCGCCGGAGCGTATGTAA
- a CDS encoding methyl-accepting chemotaxis protein, whose translation MFDWLGFKKGLPLWWSYRLNKRLKRDIEEIFEGIAETRMQLLKDWTTDYWRHLDRLLEQLRSQGGDTMPVGSEAAREAMEKLIGSAYTRAIDFTEIFLTDAAGTVVYSTHLPHEGRTYESGAGFAAGMDYAKGGGAGARPCLFGPYPDPMTAEIGARSSAFHDKMTLLFILPFTENGKWQGALCGRVPNDVIGDLIQRESGHVYPDSGDNYLFMAKPSLNTHIAPGTALSRSRFEDRTFTHGENLKDGVTTDWGVVSVKEHTELELVFTDPATGQLHPGVASTIRNGSNLFVEFPGYSDYRHIPVIGKGVTFELPHCPDRWGMMCEGDLEEVYRIRSVSVRLAKPLWLGVVAFAAVSAALVGFLASEVSPAWTAVCELALSLVAGWAGIALVSRRSDRRVSEPLRSLSKFIRINAEGKGDLTQRIRTADYDDDEIRDLAKWINNMIDSLEGIMLQVRLAASDVSSSQRLMYETAASTAGSTERVSERIHDMIRSLRRQLKDIDVAKDVAGEMRETLAMLERKAAVQIEVAQGEVGRIGGKMSQISDSVAQTNGTIRLFMDTAGEIRSVLAVIEEISAQTNLLALNASIEAARVGEHGRGFAVVAGEIRKLADSTRRSTEEVNAIVAKIYDHAKLASASMEEGTRVVEEGTELVAVASQTLAAAKSEEAMKTQVVDEVVALMEKIADVSKENRAISAEVETKVQALLGEIVGVRHTSHSVEGITAFLRQLVGQFQLTETRVR comes from the coding sequence ATGTTCGACTGGCTCGGCTTTAAAAAAGGACTTCCGTTATGGTGGTCGTACAGGCTCAACAAACGGCTGAAGCGGGATATCGAAGAAATTTTCGAAGGCATTGCCGAGACGCGGATGCAGCTCCTGAAGGATTGGACGACGGACTATTGGCGTCATCTGGACCGGCTGCTGGAGCAGCTTCGATCGCAAGGCGGCGATACGATGCCGGTCGGCAGCGAGGCCGCCCGCGAAGCGATGGAAAAGCTGATCGGCTCGGCGTACACGCGCGCAATCGATTTTACGGAGATTTTTCTGACCGATGCCGCAGGGACGGTCGTTTATTCGACGCACCTGCCTCATGAGGGGCGGACTTACGAGAGCGGCGCCGGGTTTGCGGCGGGCATGGATTATGCGAAAGGCGGCGGCGCCGGCGCCCGTCCCTGTCTGTTCGGTCCTTACCCCGACCCGATGACGGCGGAGATCGGGGCCCGCTCGTCCGCGTTTCACGACAAGATGACTCTGCTCTTCATTTTGCCGTTCACGGAAAACGGCAAGTGGCAGGGCGCGTTGTGCGGAAGAGTGCCGAACGACGTCATCGGGGACCTCATCCAGCGCGAATCCGGTCATGTCTACCCCGACTCCGGAGACAACTATTTGTTCATGGCGAAGCCCTCTCTTAACACGCACATTGCGCCGGGCACCGCGCTGTCGCGCAGCCGGTTCGAAGACAGGACCTTTACCCATGGCGAAAATCTGAAGGACGGCGTCACCACCGACTGGGGCGTCGTGTCCGTCAAGGAGCATACCGAGCTCGAGCTTGTGTTCACCGATCCGGCCACCGGGCAGCTGCATCCGGGCGTCGCCAGCACGATCCGCAACGGCAGCAACCTGTTCGTCGAATTTCCCGGCTATTCGGATTACCGCCACATTCCCGTTATCGGCAAAGGGGTGACCTTCGAGCTTCCGCATTGTCCGGACCGCTGGGGCATGATGTGCGAGGGCGATCTGGAGGAAGTATACCGGATTCGCAGCGTATCGGTTCGGCTCGCGAAGCCGCTGTGGTTGGGCGTTGTCGCGTTTGCCGCCGTATCGGCCGCGCTCGTCGGATTTCTCGCATCGGAGGTTTCGCCTGCATGGACCGCCGTCTGCGAGCTGGCGCTGTCTTTGGTAGCCGGATGGGCAGGCATCGCGCTGGTGTCGCGCAGGAGCGACCGGCGCGTGTCCGAGCCGCTGCGCAGCCTGAGCAAGTTCATCCGGATCAACGCCGAAGGCAAAGGCGACCTGACGCAGCGGATTCGAACGGCAGATTACGACGACGACGAGATCCGCGACCTGGCGAAATGGATCAACAACATGATCGACTCGCTCGAGGGCATCATGCTTCAGGTGCGCCTTGCCGCATCCGACGTATCCAGCAGCCAGCGGCTCATGTACGAGACCGCCGCTTCCACGGCCGGCTCGACCGAGCGGGTCAGCGAGCGCATTCACGACATGATCCGCAGTCTCCGCAGGCAGCTGAAGGATATCGACGTCGCCAAGGACGTGGCCGGCGAGATGCGGGAGACGCTGGCCATGCTCGAACGAAAGGCTGCGGTGCAGATTGAAGTCGCGCAAGGCGAGGTCGGGCGGATCGGCGGCAAAATGTCGCAAATCTCGGACAGCGTCGCGCAAACGAACGGCACGATCCGGTTGTTTATGGATACGGCAGGAGAGATTCGCAGCGTGCTTGCCGTCATCGAGGAAATCTCTGCCCAGACCAATCTGCTCGCGCTGAATGCCTCCATCGAGGCGGCGCGCGTCGGCGAGCACGGGCGCGGCTTCGCCGTCGTCGCCGGCGAGATCCGCAAGCTGGCCGATTCGACGCGGCGATCGACGGAAGAGGTCAACGCCATCGTGGCCAAGATATACGACCACGCGAAGCTGGCCTCCGCCTCGATGGAAGAAGGCACCCGCGTGGTCGAGGAAGGCACGGAGCTCGTCGCCGTCGCTTCCCAAACGCTCGCTGCCGCCAAGTCGGAGGAAGCCATGAAGACGCAGGTCGTAGACGAAGTCGTCGCCTTGATGGAAAAGATCGCCGACGTCAGCAAGGAGAACCGCGCCATCTCGGCCGAGGTCGAGACCAAGGTGCAGGCGCTGCTCGGCGAGATCGTGGGCGTCCGGCATACGTCGCACAGCGTCGAGGGCATCACCGCCTTCCTGCGGCAGCTGGTGGGACAGTTCCAATTGACGGAGACGCGGGTCCGTTAA
- the speE gene encoding polyamine aminopropyltransferase yields MELWYTEKQTENFGITAKIKQTYVHEQTDFQELAMIETEEWGNMLVLDGMVMTTVKDEFVYHEMVAHPALFTHPNPEQVLVVGGGDGGVIREVLKHPKVKKAVLVDIDGKVIEYSKQYLPSIAGKLEDPRVDVQVNDGFKHILDHKNTYDVILADTTEPVGPAAHLFTRGFYQGIYESLKEEGLFVAQTDNPWFKAELIQSVNRDVKEVFPIVRVFTANIPTYPSGLWTFTMGSKKHDPLQVDASQLPELDTKYYTPRLHHAAFALPKFVEDLTK; encoded by the coding sequence ATGGAATTGTGGTACACCGAAAAGCAAACCGAAAACTTCGGCATCACGGCGAAGATCAAGCAAACATACGTGCACGAGCAAACCGATTTTCAAGAACTGGCGATGATCGAGACGGAAGAGTGGGGCAACATGCTGGTACTGGACGGCATGGTTATGACGACCGTCAAGGACGAGTTCGTATACCACGAGATGGTTGCGCATCCCGCGCTGTTCACGCATCCTAACCCGGAGCAGGTGCTGGTCGTCGGCGGCGGCGACGGCGGCGTCATCCGCGAAGTGCTGAAGCATCCGAAGGTGAAAAAGGCGGTCCTCGTCGACATCGACGGCAAAGTCATCGAATATTCCAAGCAATACCTGCCATCGATCGCAGGCAAGCTCGAAGATCCGCGGGTCGACGTGCAGGTGAACGACGGCTTCAAGCATATTCTCGATCATAAAAACACGTACGACGTCATCCTGGCGGATACGACCGAGCCGGTCGGCCCCGCGGCGCATTTGTTCACGCGCGGCTTCTATCAGGGCATCTACGAGTCGCTGAAGGAAGAGGGGCTGTTCGTCGCCCAGACGGACAACCCTTGGTTCAAGGCGGAACTGATCCAAAGCGTAAACCGCGACGTGAAGGAAGTGTTCCCGATCGTGCGCGTGTTCACGGCGAATATCCCGACGTACCCGAGCGGCCTGTGGACGTTCACGATGGGCAGCAAAAAGCACGATCCGCTCCAGGTCGACGCTTCCCAGCTGCCGGAGCTCGACACGAAGTATTACACGCCTCGCCTGCATCACGCAGCCTTCGCGCTGCCGAAGTTCGTCGAGGATCTGACCAAGTAA
- a CDS encoding transglycosylase domain-containing protein → MHSERRAAGREAGGAPVRAEAPPRPERPERAGGGKRRRLGWRMALGVALLLLAGAVAAAELALRFGSLPMAELPQSTRILDMNGQVLSSLQGGVNRRTVALRDISPWLTKATLAVEDRRFYSHSGVDLRGLARAAWVDARHLSREQGASTLTQQLARNLYLSHERTWTRKAKEAWYAAMLERKYSKDKILEMYLNQIYYGNGVYGAEAAAQLYFGKPAASLTLAESSLLAGIPKGPRYYSPYTRLPQALQRQRIVLQSMEDSGAIDAQQRRQALAEKIVVRPMPDNRGQSAPYFTDYVRKLAASKLGIEERLLNEGGLQIYTTLDSRMQREAEAAVEKQMPKNSQLQAALVSIDPATGYIKAMVGGRHYVDNPYNRVFAATRQPGSSFKAVVYAAALESRAVTAATTFRSEPTVFYYDDYRKVYRPSNYNDRYFGADIGLRQAIGTSDNIFAVQTLMKTGPDTVIAMARKLGIAAKMDAVPSLALGTFPVSPYEMASAYAVFAAGGVKRETTAILRIADSAGHTLYEASPKSEQVVSPALSYVLTDLLGSVFEPGGTARRVAHLLHRPTAGKSGTTSSDAWFVGYTPDLVTSVWVGYDKGRAITSSEAHRAAPIFAEFTEAALAGVEPHAFAMPEGVVSTDIDPASGLLASVACPARVHAAFLAGTEPTGICGQDPEAKNKDGGGPKSLWRKIRGWWKS, encoded by the coding sequence ATGCACTCGGAAAGAAGGGCGGCAGGCCGGGAAGCAGGAGGCGCGCCCGTGCGCGCGGAGGCGCCACCGCGCCCGGAACGTCCGGAGCGGGCAGGCGGCGGCAAGAGGCGCAGACTCGGCTGGCGGATGGCGCTCGGCGTCGCCCTGCTGCTGCTCGCGGGCGCCGTCGCCGCAGCCGAGCTGGCACTCCGGTTCGGCAGTCTGCCGATGGCCGAGCTCCCCCAGTCGACCCGCATACTCGACATGAACGGGCAGGTGCTGTCCTCCCTGCAGGGCGGCGTCAACCGGCGGACGGTGGCGCTGCGCGATATCTCGCCCTGGCTGACGAAGGCGACGCTCGCGGTGGAGGATCGCCGGTTTTACTCGCATTCGGGCGTCGATCTGCGCGGACTTGCGAGAGCCGCCTGGGTGGACGCGCGCCATCTGTCCCGCGAACAGGGGGCCAGCACGCTGACGCAGCAGCTCGCCCGCAACCTGTATTTGAGCCACGAGCGCACCTGGACCCGCAAAGCCAAGGAAGCCTGGTACGCGGCGATGCTGGAGCGCAAATACAGCAAGGACAAGATTCTTGAGATGTATCTGAATCAAATCTATTACGGCAACGGCGTTTATGGGGCCGAGGCGGCGGCACAGCTTTACTTCGGCAAGCCGGCCGCCTCGCTTACCTTGGCGGAGAGTTCCCTGCTCGCCGGCATTCCGAAGGGACCGCGTTATTATTCGCCGTATACGCGGCTGCCGCAGGCGCTCCAAAGGCAGCGCATCGTGCTGCAGTCGATGGAGGACAGCGGCGCGATCGATGCGCAGCAGCGGCGACAGGCGCTCGCCGAAAAGATCGTCGTCCGGCCGATGCCGGACAACCGCGGACAGAGCGCCCCGTACTTCACGGATTACGTGCGAAAGCTGGCGGCCAGCAAGCTCGGCATCGAGGAGCGGCTGTTGAACGAGGGCGGCCTGCAAATTTATACGACGCTCGACAGCCGGATGCAGCGCGAGGCGGAAGCGGCCGTCGAGAAGCAGATGCCCAAGAACAGCCAGCTGCAGGCCGCCCTCGTCTCGATCGATCCCGCGACGGGGTACATCAAGGCGATGGTCGGCGGCCGTCATTACGTGGACAATCCGTACAACCGCGTTTTCGCGGCCACGCGCCAGCCGGGCTCCTCGTTCAAGGCGGTCGTCTATGCGGCCGCGCTCGAGAGCCGTGCCGTCACCGCCGCGACGACCTTCCGCAGCGAGCCGACCGTCTTCTATTACGACGACTACCGCAAAGTGTACCGGCCGAGCAACTACAACGACCGCTACTTCGGCGCAGACATCGGGCTGCGGCAGGCCATCGGCACGTCGGACAATATTTTTGCGGTTCAGACGCTCATGAAGACCGGTCCCGACACCGTCATCGCGATGGCGCGCAAGCTCGGGATCGCCGCTAAGATGGACGCCGTGCCGTCCCTCGCGCTCGGGACGTTTCCGGTGAGCCCGTACGAGATGGCCTCGGCTTATGCCGTGTTCGCCGCCGGCGGCGTGAAGCGGGAGACCACGGCGATCCTGCGCATCGCCGACAGCGCCGGGCACACCTTGTACGAAGCGAGCCCGAAGTCGGAGCAGGTCGTGTCCCCCGCGCTATCTTACGTGCTGACCGATCTGCTGGGCAGCGTGTTCGAGCCCGGCGGCACCGCACGGCGCGTCGCCCATCTGCTGCACCGGCCGACGGCCGGCAAGTCGGGCACGACGAGCTCGGACGCCTGGTTCGTCGGCTACACGCCGGACCTGGTCACGTCCGTCTGGGTCGGCTACGACAAAGGACGGGCCATCACCTCCAGCGAAGCGCACCGGGCAGCCCCTATCTTCGCGGAGTTTACGGAGGCCGCGCTGGCCGGCGTGGAGCCGCACGCATTTGCGATGCCGGAGGGCGTCGTCTCGACGGACATCGATCCCGCATCGGGGCTGCTCGCGTCCGTCGCTTGCCCGGCGCGCGTGCATGCGGCGTTTCTGGCCGGCACGGAGCCGACCGGCATCTGCGGACAGGATCCCGAGGCAAAGAACAAGGACGGCGGCGGACCGAAGTCGCTGTGGCGCAAAATACGCGGTTGGTGGAAGAGCTGA